The following coding sequences are from one Kogia breviceps isolate mKogBre1 chromosome X, mKogBre1 haplotype 1, whole genome shotgun sequence window:
- the LOC136793389 gene encoding zinc finger protein 304-like: protein MGGKAYESNECRILFSHSCYFQSHKKTHRRVAPYVCNDCGKGFSYSSSLKIHQTVHTGSRPFEYAECGKSFGRRSHFVQHQRVHTGAKPYECNEYGKAFNCKDTLSTRKFTMEKALICAAVVGEPMSIKMYLLSTRKIHTREKSECGECGKLFGHSACIKIHKRSHSGTRPYVCGECEKAYISNPHLNQHKKVHTSVKPVDEVNVGNLLMNPASFYTRDFTLEQFSKCGRAYRRPSHLAWHMKVHTEEKPHECSSFVVPLPAFIKFV from the coding sequence ATGGGAGGAAAGGCCTATGAGTCCAATGAATGTAGGATACTCTTTAGCCACAGCTGCTACTTTCAATCACACAAGAAAACTCACAGAAGAGTAGCACCTTATGTGTGCAATGACTGTGGGAAAGGTTTTAGCTACAGCTCCAGCCTCAAAATACACCAGACAGTGCACACAGGATCAAGGCCTTTTGAGTATGctgaatgtgggaaatcttttgGCAGAAGATCCCACTTCGTTCAGCACCAGAGAGTTCACACTGGGGCAAAACCTTATGAGTGCAATGAATATGGGAAAGCCTTCAACTGCAAAGACACACTCAGCACCAGAAAATTCACCATGGAGAAAGCCCTTATATGTGCAGCAGTTGTGGGAGAGCCCATGTCCATAAAAATGTACTTGTTGAGCACCAGAAAAATCCACACTAGAGAGAAGTCTGAGTGTGGTGAATGTGGGAAATTGTTTGGCCACAGTGCCTGCATTAAAATACATAAGAGAAGTCACAGTGGAACAAGGCCTTATGTGTGCGGTGAATGTGAGAAAGCATACATCAGTAACCCCCACCTTAATCAACACAAGAAAGTTCACACCTCAGTAAAGCCTGTGGATGAAGTGAATGTGGGAAATTTGTTGATGAATCCAGCCTCATTTTACACCAGAGACTTCACACTGGAGCAATTCAGCAAATGTGGGAGAGCCTACAGAAGACCCTCCCACCTTGCTTGGCACATGAAAGTTCACACTGAAGAAAAGCCTCATGAGTGTAGCAGTTTTGTTGTTCCTTTGCCTGCATTTATTAAGTTCGTTTAG